GAAATCAAAGCAGATCAAGATTGTAATTATAACATATCCTAATAGAGAAAAGAGGTTCTGAAATTTCAGAACCTCTTTTCTGTTTATACCGACCCAATCCATCTAATTTTCAAGGAGAGAACAGTTATAACAAACGGTTGGCGGGGACACCAACTGACGCCAAAACATGTAATAAATCGACACACTTGCGTTGGCTGCTACCTTCACCAGCAATGGAAACAGATGTAAACTTATAAACTCTATTAACCTTTTCAACTCTATAAACTCCACTAATTAACCTTTCATGTCCCTGCAAAACCAATTCCCTCTCCTTTTTAAGGAGAGGGTTAGGGTGAGGTTCTGAACTTGTATTGTCAACCTCTCTGCCCTTCAGGCATCTCTCCTTCCAAAGTAGAGAAGAGTTATAACAAACAGTTGGCGGGGACGCCAACTGACGCAAAAACATGTAATAAATCGACACACTTGCGTTGGCACCCGTCCTAACCCGCAATCGGAACAGACCTAAGCTTATAAACTCTATTACCTTTTCAACTCTATAAACTCCACTAGTCAACCTCTCTGCCTTTCAGGCATCTCTCCTTTGGAAGGGGAGAGAAGAGTTATAACAAACAGTTGGCGGGGACGCCAACTGACGCAAAACAGATGGTAAATCCAGTTCCTTGTGTTTGCTGCTGTCCTCACCAGCAATTTAAACAGATGTAAGCTTATAAACTCTATTAACCTTTTCAACTCTACCAACTCCCTAATCAACCTTTCATGTCCCTGCAAAACCAATTCCCTCTCCTTTTTAAGGAGAGGGTTAGGGTGAGGTTCTGAACTTGTATTGTCAACCTCTCTGCCCTTCAGGCATCTCTCCTTCCAAAGTAGAGAAGAGTTATAACAAACAGTTGGCGGAGACGCCAACTGACGCAAAACATGTAATAAATCGACACACTTGCGTTTGCTGCTTTCCTAACCCCGCAATGGAAACAGATGTAAGCTTATAAACTCTATTAACCTTTTCAACTCTATCAACTCAACTAGTCAACCTCTCTGCCCTTCGGGCATCTCTCCTTTGGAAGGAGAGAGAAGTTATAAAAAGCAGTTGGCGTGGACTCTCTGTCCTCTCGTATTCAGAACTTTAAATTTTCTTTTCAGAGGTACTTCAAAGTACATGACTATCCCTGATTTCGGGGATTGTGCAGCATATGCCGATTGGCTAACTTTGAAGCATAATGATTCGCACCTAAGCGAATACATTAGTATCCTCATGGGGTATGTGTGTTGAATAGTAAAATACTGCATTGTACACCTGATCAGATGGTCAGGTGTCACAGTATATGATGCATCCTGTTAAAAGACAAGTAAGATATGAATGGTAGATTGAATATAATTTTAGCTTTTAGTTTTACATTTCTGATTATTCTACAGGCAGAAGCCCAGAAAATAGCTCAACGGATACCCAAAGAAGCCGGTTTTGTAACAGTAATCAATACAAAAGAGATTCTAAAACACAGCAATGCCAAATTGCTAAATGAATTGCTTATTAAGATTAATTTCTTTGATACTTTCCAACAGCGAACAGGACAAAAGTCTGTTAGTTTGGAAGATATGGGGGTAGATTTGGAACAATATAGCTATCTGTATAGTAAGAATACAGATAGTATATCCTGTATAGGTTATATTTTGCCCCTCAACAACCGGGAAAAATTTGAAGCTATATTGCCTGACACAATTGAAAAAGTAGCGACTGAAAGCGGATTTCTGAGAGCCAGAGATATTAACGGTACGTTGTTAGCCTGGAACAAGGATGTACTCTATATTCTGTCAGGTGGAATCAATGCCAATTTTTTCTATAGCGATTCTGTTGCAACACGTTATGGAATAGATAATGTAGATATGGCAGCAATGCCGGTCTACATAGAAAACGGTTCTTATGATAAAGTAGCAGACGCTGCACCTGATTCAATTTACAGTTATACAGAAGAAGGCATTGATAGTTTAGCCACTGTAGAACAAGCTGATTCTGCTTCATATATCACTTTTGGAGATATTCGTGATGAAAAAGAAGTGACGTTTGAGGCATATGATTTTGACAGAGAAAGTACCGATACTATCAATGTAAATGATATCTGGACTGAAGAGGATAAAAATTATTCAGATTCTATAGCACGCATACATGAACGTGCACAGCAAAAAAATGATTCCATCCGGAATGTACTTGAAGTCCGGTGGATGGATCAGGAAATGCAGAATTTATTATCGGCAGATCATAAAGGATTAGATGAAAAAACGTTAAAAGTAATTCATGAAAAAATGCCATTGATGCGGGCCTGGGTCAAAAATGTAGATGAGCTGTATCTGGGTTTGTTACCATTAGCCTATATGAGCTCCTGGTACTATGGATTCAAGCCATACTATTTCAGATATGGATATGGCCAGGCTTTTGTTGATCTGCAACTCGAAGAGCATACACTCAAACTAAAGACAAGAGTAGATTTGGATAAAGATCTGCTTCAGGTTGCCAGGCGTATTTATAACCAAAAGCCCAATCCTAAGTTTTTCCGTTATTTCACAGCACAAACAGTTGGGTTTCTATCCTTGAATATCAATTCAGAGGCCTACATAAAGGAACTGCCCGAATATATCTCAAAGCGCTTCGGTTATTTGTTTGGTAAAGAAACTGAAATTGCTCCTTTTCTGGCTTTAGCAATGGATGTTGCTTTTGATGAACAGGCACTAGCCAGAATAATGCCCGGCGATCATCTGGTCCTGCTCAATGGTGTGACAAAACTAAAGACAGAATATACCGATTATGAGTACAACAATGACTATGATCTGAAAGAAGTGAAACGTACAAAGGAAGAAACGGTTCCACGCTTTGTATGGATGTTCACATCAAAAGATCAGCGTCTGCTGGTAAGAGGACTGCAACTGGCTGTAGCTATGAAAAAGGCTGTTGTAAATAATGATATCTATCAAATTGAACGAAATAGCGGTCGGGATATGCCCATATACATGATGTATCAGGAAGACCTTGTTTTTGTATCTAATGACCGAACAGATCTGGAAGGAATAAGAGAGAGTAAAACCAAACCGGTAGGAAATAAGCATTTTGAAAGGATAATAAAGGATAATAAATTTTCTGCAGTAATACAAACCAATCGTATTCCGGCACTGCTGCGGGATATGGATATACCCGTATCACAGGATTGGCGCACAGAGGTAGATGAGCTGGCCGGATATGGTGATGTAATGATTACTTCCAAAGGGATTGTTAAGGATCAGATGGTAGGGGAAATAAGTGTTACTTTTCCTGAACAACAGCGGAATGGATTAGAGTATTTATTAATGAAATTGATGCTGCAGCTGTCCGAATAAAAAAGACGATAATAGGTGAATTTCTCTTTTGGGGTTGTAAGCGTAAGCAGTGTTTTATGCATTGGTTTTGAAATAAGCTTTGGGCGATTGACCAATGTATTTATGAAAATCCTTTAATAAATGATTACTGTCATAATAACCGATTCTACAAGCAACATCATTAAGCGACAGGGAGGGAGACGCTTCGAATAATGTGTAAGCCTTTAAAAAGCGGTTAATCTGTACATATTGTTGGGGCGCCAGTCCTAAGTGTTTCTTAAAAGCACGTTGCCACCATTTGTAATTTATATGCAGGGTAGTGGGAGTGGAGCTTTGCTGTATTTGTTCCAGTCTTTCCTGTAGTAGTGCAGGGACTTTTACTTCAGAAATAGGTTGACAGGATAAAAAAATTGCAAGACTTTTTATCTGATATTTTGCATCTGCATGATGATAATAATTATGTATAAATGTGCTTAAAATAGGATCAGTAGATTCTGTCAGATCATAAGCAGGTTGATAATCAAAGTAATCTGATCGGAGGTCGAAAAGCTGAAAGAAAGCAGGAGCATGAAAGCGAACAATCCGTATCGTGCCTTTAAGCTTTGCTGATTGTAAAAAGACCTGTTGTATGTTGCCTCCACAGACCCACACCGGACCCATTGTAATCTGTAAAGCTGCACTTTGAATCGTTACTTTATCAGATTGCGAAGGCATAAGGATCAGAGCAGGACAGCCGTCACTGAACAAAGCAACTTGATTGCATAGCATAGTCCCATCAAATTCATAAATACCCTCAACATACCGTTCAAGCCTGTTGTCGAGAGGAATTTGAATATAACTTTCTTTGTTTTGTGAGCGTATAGCAGTTAAAAAATGTATCGGCATCACGACAAAGTTAACAAATCAGACTACTTGGCTAATTCGATTTTTTTAGTTTTTCTTTTATCTCCCGGTTTTCCTCTTCTAGTTTTTTTAAATTTTTCTCCATTTCAATCATATGCAAAGTCAGCTCTTCAATCTTTTTGAGTAATGTAGCCTGATTAGCTCCTAAATCAATACCCTTTTCTGAAACCTCCTTTGCAGAAGGTACATCAGGTAAATGACCGTTTTCCTTAATAAAATAAGCAATCCTACTCAAAGGCATTAATTGATATGAAGGTTTGAATACATAATCCGGCCAATTTGAATTCTCGACTTTTATTTCCTTGGCTCTTATGTTACCATTAACAGAAAGTTTTTCCTGCGGCTGGAGTGTACCAATACCAACATTACCTGAAGTGGTTAGTGTCATCACATCATTCCAATATCCGGCAGTAAGAGTCAGATTCGTATTGCTTTCTGTGCCGATTTTCGCATTAAAACCCAGATGACTAAACATTCCCAGTTTAATTCCTGCATTTGTTGTTACAAGAAGTTTTGCATGGTTTTGTCCTTTTAGTTCTAATACTTTATCCCATAATTGGGAATTGTCAGGATATAGAGTGCCTATTCCTACATTTCCGTCCTGGGGGAAAGTATTTGTTTGTGCATAACTAAAAGATAAAAGCAAGGCAAAGAAACTTGTCGAAATTATTTTTTTCATATAATTTTTTTATTAATATAGATTACGGATATATGGTGGTTGAAACACTGAAATATTTATGTATTATATTTTAAAGCAAAATTTAGGTTATTTTGATCTAAAATACTTTCTTTTACAATTACTTCCAAACTAAATAGGACTTACTTATCTTAAATTTAAAGTAAGTTGATGGAAATGTCCGGATTTTACGATTTATCTCCAACATCTGCCTCTTATTTTTGTTTCTTATCCATAAGGCAATAATATATGATTATATCCAATGAGAATGAATTAGAGAAAATGAAAGCTGTAAGTCAGGCAGTAGCTTTGACCTTAATGAAAATGAAGCAATATGCCAAACCGGGCATATCGACTCAGGAACTGGATGAATATGGTGGAAATGTATTGAGAGAATTTGGTGCACAATCAGCTCCCCGATTGACATATGGATTTCCGGGTTATACCTGTATCAGTCTCAATAATGAAGTGGCACATGGGATACCTTCTCCTGCTAGAATCCTTCAGGATGGAGACCTGATCAATATTGATGTTTCTGCTGAGCTTGACGGGTATTGGTCTGATAATGGCGGATCTATTGTCGTAGGAGAGGATGTGCATGGACATACTCCTTTGGTAGAAGCTTCAAAAAATATTCTTTTATCTGCTATATCCCGTATTAAAGGAGGGGTCAGGATCAACGAAATTGGTCATTATATTGAAACCGAGGCCAGAAAAAAAGGATATCTGGTCATCAAAAATCTGGGAGGTCACGGCTTAGGGAAAGCATTGCATGAAGAACCGTTTGACCTTTTGAATTATAAAGATCCCGATGACAGAAGACGTTTTAGAAAAGGAACAGTTGTCGCTCTGGAAACATTTATCAATACGCACTCTACATTAGCTATTGAGCAACCGGATGGATTCACGCTGTTAGGTAATAAAGGTGGGTTTGCAGTTCAACATGAGCATACTCTTGTCGTTACAGATGAAAAGCCCATTATACTGACAGCTATGGAATAGTAAAAGAATACGTATTACCGGATCTGTTTCAGGAGTAAAAATCTTTATCTTTTGTTCTTACCGAACTGAATTTTTCTTAATTTAATTCGTCTAAATCTTTTGTCGTAAAAATCAATTATGAAGTATGACCATCGAAGAACTTTTTAAAGAAAAAGAGATCAAGTCTAAAGAGAAAACAGAGACTATCAGTAACTGGGTGATAGACAAATCACTTACGGTTGATGAGCTTCTTGTTTTTGCTGAGAATCAAAAGGACCCGGTAAAAGCAACCTGTATAGAGGCTTTGGAATATGTTACGCAACGTCATCCGGAATTTGCTGACGAACATATGCTGCTGTTTGTAACGCAAACCTTGCGTTCGAAAGCACCTCGTGTAAAGTGGGAAAGTGCAAAAGTTATTGGGAATATTGCTCATCTGTTTACTACAAAATTGAAGGAGCCTATTTCCAATTTGCTGGAAAATACGGCACATGAAGGAACTGTAGTACGATGGAGTGCTGCATTTGCATTAGGCCAGATCATCAAATTGAACACAGAATTTAATGTAACATTGCTACCTGCGGTGAAACAGGTCTGCGAACAGGAGCAGAAGAATAGCATTCAGAAGATCTATCAGGATGCATTGAAGAAAACAAAAAAACTAAATCCGGAATAAAATTGTAATGTAAAAGTATAATGTAAAGTTTCAGACTAATGGAAAAATTTAAGGTAGATTACAGCGAAATGTCTCACTTTAAGGGTATACGGATATTATATGAATATCTGGAAGAAGGATTGGATTATGCCCGTGAAAATGGCATTCGTGAGGTTTGTATCTGGACGGAGGGAGATTGGAGTAAGATGCCGGTTAATTTTGACTTTCTAAAAGACGGAGATTTTATTGAAACTTTTCATTGGCTGGTTCCGATGTCAAAAAAGTCAGATATTAACGGATTAAAGCATATGCAGGAATTAAAGAATCTGCGCTGGAGTGCTGCAGGAGAATTTAATCTGGATCTGTCGATATTTCCGGTTCTGGAAAAACTTAATATTAGCTATGGACCGAAAATTAGCGGATGGGATAAGTTGACATCTTTGAAAGAATTGCTGATTGGCGGTGTTAAGTATGCTGACCTGTCTTTTCTGAAGCATGCTGTCAATCTGGAATACCTGCGTATTATTGGCGGATCATTTGAATCTATAGAAGGTCTCGAAAATTGCAGCAAACTCACTACGCTTTTTCTCCAGAAGTGCAATGCATTAAGCAGACTTCAACCTACTATTCATCATCTGAATCAACTGGAACAACTGAACCTGGAGGGCTGCAAAAAGCTGAATTCAGAAGAACAACTTGCAGGATTGACAATAAAACATATATCTATTTTGTAAACTTACTGTATACTTTTTTCCAATATAAGATGTACACTGATGCTTAAATGCAGAGAAAAATATTTCCCAAGCATACTAATTTCCAAAACCATATATTATCTCGAAACATGTTTTTGGAGGTAGTTTTAATCTAATCTTTTGGAACTACTTTTTTTCTTTTAAATGTTTCCCGGCCTCTTTTAAGATCATTACACTTTGAGCAGGAACAATACCATTTCCATCCGGACCGATATTAAGCAATAAATTCCCTCCCTTTTTATTAATCTCTTCCAGCTTATTCTCTATATCTTTAGGCGTTTTCCAGTCATTGTCAGACTTTTTGTATCCCCATGAATTGTTCATCGTATAACATGCTTCCCAATAGTAATCTAAGCCTGTTGCCGGATGTTCCTGCTCAGGAGTGCCAAAATCCCTGTAAAATTCTTCTCTCTTAGCTACACGATTGTTAATGATAATGGAAGGTTTTAAGGTTCGGATATATTCATACAATTCTTGTCCTGATTCCATATCCCACCAATTGACCCAATCACCGTCAAACCAAAGAATATCTGTATCATAATTATCAATTAATTCCTTGATCTGGTTTTTCATGTATTGAATGTATTCTTGTTTTTTCTCTGGTCGTATAGCAACTTGAAACCAATGATCAGCATTCTTCTTTCCTTCAGGGTTTCGATATTGAGAACTATGGTGCCAATCAATAATACTGTAATAAGTCCCGAATTTTATTCCTTCTTTCTTACATGCATCTGCCAGTTCCTTTAGAATATCCCGACCCTTCATTGATGTAGAAGCGATGTCAAAATCAGTATAGGGTGAGTCCCATAGACAAAAACCCTCATGATGCTTAGTGGTTACGACTAAGTATTTCATCCCTGCTTCTTTAGCCAGTCTGACTATTTTCTTAGCATTGAATTTTTTTGGATTCCAGGTATGCGTTAATAATGCGTACTCTTGACTTTGTATGTCAGCATTGGCTTGTATCCACTCCGCATAACCTTCTATATCTTTTCCCTGATACTCACCGCCAAGCTGACTGTATAAACCAAAATGGATAAACATACCATATTTGGCGTTGACGAACCATTGCATACGTTTATCAAAGTCCTGCTTCGATTCATTAAGATACTTGACCTGAGCATTTACAGTCTTTAAGCTGCCAACAGAAAAAATGCCAGTCATTAAGAGGAATGACAAGGTTAATAATTTCATTTTTACGAATAATTAGTGCTGATTAAAGATAGATAAAGAATCTGATTATAAGCTGATTAATTTAAATTTTGAATGTAGTGTAAGTGTGAATATTTTATTTAATAAACCCTAGTACTTTTCTAAACCAATCACCTAAAAATGTTTTTGTATTTTGCATCAAATAGTCTGATTCCAAATTAAACAATAGATTTCCAGTTAAACTTCAGTAATAAACTTGACTCTTATGCTTCTGTTCTTATATACCGTTATCCCTTTATCTCCATATACAGGCATTTTGCCCTCTTTAATCTTGATATAAAATACCTAGTGGTAGCTATTTATTTAGGGTATTTTTTTCTATAAATTTAATATAGTAAGCATCATCTAAATAGGCATGAACCGAAAGAAATTTATAAAAAACAGTTTACTGGCAAGCGGATCTATTCTGCTGCCTAATGCTATTTTGGCTTTTGGTACTGAAACGCAGAAAGCCCAAAGTACATCCTATAGGTTTTTGAGTGTACCTGATCCCAACCGCTTTAAACTGGCCAATAACGGAACAAAGTTCTTTGAATCGTCATTAAGCATTATGGGTAACAGTTTTAACCTCGATCTTGGCCGAAAATACTTTCTTTCCGAAAATACCAATGGATTTGCAACCCCCTGTTTACTTCAGATGCAGGATACTGAGCATTGGGCCTTTGTACCCGAACTTTACAAGGACCAAAAAGTAAATGGCTTTATTGTAAAGGTGTGTGACGGCCTGCCATGCGAAGAAATCAGAATATTTACACACGAACAACAGGGGCATTATGCCTTTTGGGGCAAACCCTATTTAGGTCAGCCTACTTTGTACCATTACAATTTTGATGGATTTTATCTGATACGGGCCCACTTGGAAAATGGCAAATGGATCAACCACCGATTAATGCCGATGTACCCCAATGAAATTGAAATCTTATACCAGCAGCAGGCAAAACAAATACAACAAGCAGGATTAGTTGAACAGTTTGGTTACGACTTTACAATACACAAAGACGGATTTTACCAGTTTTTAGCCCTAAAAAACGATTGGAAACAAAGCCTTATTACTAAAGATAAAGAAAGCTATGAATCAGAAAACCCAGCAACCATATACAGCAATTCATACAATATACCACAAATTAACACCAACAATGAATTTAGCTATACCAACCCCTTTATACCCATTTGGTGTAAAGGTGATGACTATAGCCACGCTATTGTAAAGCCAACCGAATTTTACGAAGAAGTAGCAGGAACTAAAATTGAAATACCTGATATGCCAGCCTATAAAACCCAAGATGAACTTGGAGAATGTAGAGCATTCGCTTTAGCGGTACTTTTACAGCATTACACTTGTCACAAATGGAAAAGTGATATTCCAGATTGTAAAAATCCACCTCCAGACAGTGCTATTTCATACTTCGGGCTATTAGCATATACAAATCAAAATATTGGCAGTTCAGGCACTTTTGAGCCCAATCAGGAAAATGCTAAAAGTATGCGTGATATCATTGATGATCTCTCTAAAAGTGGTAATAAATTAATTTTAGAATCCTGTAAAACATTTGATGGTCTCGTAAATAGTTTTAGTTATTCGGGTAAAGCTGGATTAGAGAAAAGAGATAAGTTTTTTGCCAGTCTTAAAGGAATTTACGAAAGTAAAAAGAGTATAGCAGAAGCTGATTATAAAGAGTATATATCGGAAATTAATAAATCCTCAGGTATGAATATCACTAGTAATGATCTGAATAAGGCTCTTAATAAAGACACATTTGATCATTTTCTTTATTCATTATTTTTTGATGGATGTAAGATGGAAAATTTCCCATCTGGATTCAGGGCAGCAGGTTATCCATTAGATTCAATGGATGTGAGTGTGTCAGATATTAAGAACCAAATCCTTAAAGGATTAAATAAAAATGTTCCAGTGATGTTGCCTTCTTTATGTATATCTCAAAACACAGGGAATGAATGCAAATTGTCACATGCAGGTGTCATTTCGGGCTATAAAAAAGTGTGTGAGACAAACAATAACACCAAGTGCAAAGACTTATTTAAATTACATAATTCGTGGGGTGTCGAATGGCAGAAGATGAATAATGATGGATGGGTGGATGCAGATACATTGTTACAAAATGTCGTTAAATTAAAATCTGCTATGCAATATCGTATCGCTTCAAATACGGTGATGTGGTTAGATTAATTAGAAGGTATTATGAACCGAAAGAAATTTATAAAAA
The Sphingobacterium spiritivorum genome window above contains:
- a CDS encoding HEAT repeat domain-containing protein, with amino-acid sequence MTIEELFKEKEIKSKEKTETISNWVIDKSLTVDELLVFAENQKDPVKATCIEALEYVTQRHPEFADEHMLLFVTQTLRSKAPRVKWESAKVIGNIAHLFTTKLKEPISNLLENTAHEGTVVRWSAAFALGQIIKLNTEFNVTLLPAVKQVCEQEQKNSIQKIYQDALKKTKKLNPE
- a CDS encoding alpha-L-fucosidase, producing the protein MKLLTLSFLLMTGIFSVGSLKTVNAQVKYLNESKQDFDKRMQWFVNAKYGMFIHFGLYSQLGGEYQGKDIEGYAEWIQANADIQSQEYALLTHTWNPKKFNAKKIVRLAKEAGMKYLVVTTKHHEGFCLWDSPYTDFDIASTSMKGRDILKELADACKKEGIKFGTYYSIIDWHHSSQYRNPEGKKNADHWFQVAIRPEKKQEYIQYMKNQIKELIDNYDTDILWFDGDWVNWWDMESGQELYEYIRTLKPSIIINNRVAKREEFYRDFGTPEQEHPATGLDYYWEACYTMNNSWGYKKSDNDWKTPKDIENKLEEINKKGGNLLLNIGPDGNGIVPAQSVMILKEAGKHLKEKK
- the map gene encoding type I methionyl aminopeptidase; this encodes MIISNENELEKMKAVSQAVALTLMKMKQYAKPGISTQELDEYGGNVLREFGAQSAPRLTYGFPGYTCISLNNEVAHGIPSPARILQDGDLINIDVSAELDGYWSDNGGSIVVGEDVHGHTPLVEASKNILLSAISRIKGGVRINEIGHYIETEARKKGYLVIKNLGGHGLGKALHEEPFDLLNYKDPDDRRRFRKGTVVALETFINTHSTLAIEQPDGFTLLGNKGGFAVQHEHTLVVTDEKPIILTAME
- a CDS encoding AraC family transcriptional regulator encodes the protein MPIHFLTAIRSQNKESYIQIPLDNRLERYVEGIYEFDGTMLCNQVALFSDGCPALILMPSQSDKVTIQSAALQITMGPVWVCGGNIQQVFLQSAKLKGTIRIVRFHAPAFFQLFDLRSDYFDYQPAYDLTESTDPILSTFIHNYYHHADAKYQIKSLAIFLSCQPISEVKVPALLQERLEQIQQSSTPTTLHINYKWWQRAFKKHLGLAPQQYVQINRFLKAYTLFEASPSLSLNDVACRIGYYDSNHLLKDFHKYIGQSPKAYFKTNA